The following proteins come from a genomic window of Bacteroidia bacterium:
- a CDS encoding tetratricopeptide repeat protein yields the protein MKNLLLLSCFLFLAVQTLWAQSGTDEKLAKQYFQNKEFDKALDIYEKLYNSKNGGFYYFDYLNCLLELQQYSEAEKLIKKHLKPDPYNFPVLIDLGYVYFLQNEKEKSKDQYEKVLKYLRPNEEEIRNAAQAFIDHNELDFAVRTYDKGRKLFGGMVAFHFELADVYAMKKDVPGVFNEYLDAVNENEGLLQNVQNALQTMLSDDANGKKNEYLRQLLIKKIQENPERDVYSDLLIWQYIQAKDFEAAFIQSKALDKRLKEEGQRIMNLAALCKANQAWETAIKCLQYVTSKGIENIYYISAKMDLVEVMNKKITENGNYTTKDLVELEMLYRSTLDELGRHAQTSKMVRGWAKLEAFYLEKPDSAILLLESCLSFPNLSSREVAETKMELGDVLVFIGEVWDASLLYSQAEKMFKNDPIGQEAKLRNARLSYYNGEFAWAQAQLNVLKSATTQLIANDALYLALLIGDNIIEDSTGGALRLFATADLLKFQNKDSLALVHLDSIPVLFPGSMLEDDILFIKAQIAIKRNQSEKALEYFEKIYNTFADEVLGDDALFKSAEIYQFRLNNPGKAKELYQEFLLRYPGSLYTVEARKRFRELRGDKVN from the coding sequence TTGAAAAACCTGTTGTTGCTTTCTTGCTTTCTGTTTCTGGCAGTCCAAACGCTTTGGGCACAGTCGGGAACTGATGAAAAGCTGGCAAAACAGTATTTCCAAAACAAGGAGTTCGATAAGGCTTTGGATATTTATGAGAAGCTATACAATTCCAAAAATGGAGGTTTCTACTATTTCGATTACCTCAATTGTTTATTGGAACTTCAACAATATTCTGAAGCAGAAAAGTTGATAAAAAAGCATTTGAAGCCTGATCCATATAACTTCCCAGTATTAATTGATTTGGGTTATGTTTATTTTCTACAAAATGAAAAGGAGAAATCCAAGGATCAGTATGAAAAAGTGTTGAAGTATTTGCGACCCAATGAGGAAGAAATTCGGAATGCGGCACAGGCATTTATTGATCACAATGAATTGGATTTTGCAGTAAGAACGTATGACAAAGGCCGAAAGTTATTTGGAGGAATGGTGGCATTTCATTTTGAATTAGCAGATGTGTATGCTATGAAAAAGGATGTGCCTGGAGTTTTTAATGAATATCTTGATGCTGTTAATGAAAATGAAGGTCTGCTGCAAAATGTACAGAATGCCTTGCAAACCATGCTTTCTGATGATGCTAATGGTAAGAAAAATGAATACTTAAGGCAATTGCTTATCAAGAAAATACAGGAAAATCCGGAGCGGGATGTTTATTCCGATTTATTGATCTGGCAATATATTCAGGCAAAGGATTTCGAGGCAGCATTTATTCAAAGCAAGGCATTGGATAAACGTTTAAAAGAGGAAGGACAAAGGATTATGAATTTAGCAGCTTTGTGTAAGGCAAATCAGGCCTGGGAAACTGCCATAAAATGTTTACAATATGTGACTTCAAAAGGCATTGAAAATATCTATTACATTTCTGCAAAGATGGATTTGGTTGAAGTAATGAATAAGAAAATTACCGAAAACGGAAATTACACCACCAAGGATTTGGTAGAATTGGAAATGTTGTATCGTTCTACCTTGGATGAACTTGGAAGGCATGCTCAAACATCTAAAATGGTCAGAGGATGGGCTAAATTGGAGGCCTTTTACCTGGAAAAGCCAGATTCGGCTATACTATTATTGGAGTCTTGTTTATCATTTCCAAATCTTTCATCCAGAGAGGTTGCAGAAACAAAAATGGAACTGGGAGATGTTTTGGTTTTTATTGGAGAAGTTTGGGATGCCAGCTTATTGTATTCACAAGCAGAAAAGATGTTTAAGAATGATCCTATTGGTCAGGAAGCCAAACTGCGAAATGCCCGCTTAAGCTATTACAATGGTGAATTTGCCTGGGCACAAGCCCAATTGAATGTACTTAAATCGGCAACTACCCAGCTTATTGCCAACGATGCATTATATTTAGCCTTGTTAATTGGCGATAATATTATTGAAGATTCAACCGGAGGAGCCTTGCGTCTTTTTGCGACTGCTGATTTGTTGAAGTTTCAAAACAAAGACAGTTTAGCATTAGTTCACTTAGATTCTATTCCGGTTTTGTTTCCAGGTTCTATGCTTGAAGATGATATACTGTTTATCAAAGCTCAAATTGCCATAAAACGGAACCAGAGTGAAAAAGCCTTGGAATATTTTGAAAAAATTTACAACACCTTTGCTGATGAGGTTTTAGGGGATGATGCATTATTCAAATCGGCAGAAATTTATCAGTTTAGGTTAAATAATCCGGGTAAGGCTAAGGAATTATACCAGGAATTTTTGCTGAGATATCCAGGCAGTTTATATACTGTGGAGGCCAGAAAGCGATTTAGAGAATTGCGAGGGGATAAAGTAAATTAG